Below is a window of Sus scrofa isolate TJ Tabasco breed Duroc chromosome 3, Sscrofa11.1, whole genome shotgun sequence DNA.
tgctgtggcagatcccgttgtgccacagtggaaaccccTGTGAGGttgtgatgagaaaaaaaaaaaaaaaaaacaacgtaGTAggacatcaaaagattactgctaatcacataAAACAGACATTGATTTTAGGgcttttctatgggaagatgcaagagtctaggtttattgaaattattccttgGAGAGGCGTCTTAACTCTCTAGGGCTGGCATCCTGTTCTTCTCCAGCCCCAATTCCCCCCGATACAGCTGGGGGCGGCTGCAGGGGCTGATGGCTTAGTTTTGTGCAACATTTTTTACCAGAACGGCAGGCACCATTgtttgtttactgaaatggctGGCAAcattttttgctgttgctgttcaCAAGAGGAAGCCGAGAGCAGTAGTCAGGGCTGAGAATTCCAGATTTCTACATTGTTTGTACCGTTTCACTCTCGCCACCTGTGTCAGGTTGGGGTGAACCCAGGAGATAAGGAAGGTGACAGTCATATAGATGACTTTCAGGACAATCCTCCCTTGCAGGTTttattgtgttttactttttgcttttaagggcagcaccacagcatatggaggttcccagactaggggtccaatcggagctacggccgccggcctacaccacagtcacagcaacgccagatccgcagtcacagcaacgccagatccgagcagcgtctgcgaccgacaccacggatcacggcaacgccagatccttcacgcactgaggccagggattgaacctgcaacttaatggatcttagttgggtttgttaactgctaagccatgacgggaactccatgattttatTATCGTTCCTATTATACACATGAGACAACGAAGGGACAGGCAGGATAAAGGAGACGGAGGGAGCAGAGCAGAGACCTGGGGCTTCAAGCCTCCAAGACCTTTGGGTTCCTTGCCAAATTTGGAGACTGGTGTCTGGCAGGTCAAGGCCAGATTTTAAGGGGATTTTTAAGAGTCCTTTGTCAAAGAAATTCCCAAGAAAGGCCCTGGCAGCCAGCCGTTCCCCTGTGCTAATCAACTCATTTCTGGCGGGAGTCACTTCACTTCTGAGCCAGCGTATCCGCAGCGAGGATTTTAACCACTGTTGTCAGGAGGAACTTTAGTCCTTCGCTTCTGCAAGGTGAGAGGGACGCCCATTGGAGGAACACTTCCCAGGCCACTTCCTCTCCTGGGCTTCTGCTTATGATAGGATGGGTTACATTTGGGAACTGGGGAGACTGAAGAGAGACGGGTGTCTATTGGGCTGTGTTTCTCAGTGGGAGGGGCTAAGGGGCACTGATGCCAAAATAGAAATTCCTCACTCCAGCTTGCCCGTCCTTGTCTCTCACAACTGTCCCTGGCTCAGGGTTCTGTAGCTGATCTTGCTGTAATGTGAACCTGCCAACCCCCAtgtgccccagggcctttgcacttgctctacgctctgcctggaatgctcttcctccagTCCATCCTGGCTTCTTCCAGTCACAGAGGTCTCAGCTCAGGTGTCACCTCCTTAAAGACCTCCCTGTAAGCTACCCCCCCCCATCTTAGGCccctattttctttaaaaggttgatgatttttccttttgtctttttcatgtctgtctcctccactgaACCGTAAGATCTAGGAGGGAAGGGATTTTGTCTCATTCCCTGTTTCCTCactcccagcacagtgcctggcacagagtaggtgctcagtaaacaggATGTGTGACTTTCCcgctttctctgcctctctgcgTCCTCCTCTGTGTTAAGATGGAgaagggatgggagttcccgttgcggcttaGTAGTAACGAAACTGACGAGTATCCAGGCAGAGACAGCAAAAGTTACTGAACCTTTTGGGCTTCGGTGCCTGAGGATGGGAGGATTCTATGAGTGAATAAAGCCCTTGCGACAGTCCCTGGCAGTATGTttgtttaatgaattttttaaaaaggagataaagaaTCTTTATTTATACAAAACTCCATGCTTTCCCTTCCACTCTCCTCCGCAAACACAAATATCAGGTGATGAAACAATCTCTGAGATACACACAAACAAGCATTGTTCAGCCTGAGGTCTGGGCTGATGTGAAGCAATGTGCCTGGTGTCAGCACTGGGGATACCCAGCTGGCTGGACCATGGGACCTGAACCACTCCCTCTGAACCATCAACGCCAGCCATGGCATCCGCGGGGAGCACATGCCCGCCCTAAGGTAGCGAGGATGCTTATCCTGGAGATCCAGTGCTTAACAGGAGCCCCCGGTCTTACAGGTGTGTAGGCAGCGGGCacagtcactgctgtgatacCCCACTTAACTAAGCTCCTCTTGGTAGCCCAGACCCCGCCCTGCAGTTGTCAACCTTATGACGCTCTGCTAAATGAATGGGCATCTCTGGGAAAAGGACCACCCGTCCTGAACCTTAATTTCCCATGGCCTCCCAAGTCATTCCCCCGTTGGCTTTGGTTTGCTTTTAGGTTCCGCATCCAATCCACCGAGGTGGTGGCAGCTAATCCCAGGACTGGGCAGCAGAGCCAGACTGGACAGTCTGCTACAGCAGCTGTGGACTGATGACGTGGCCAAGAGCTTGCTCACAAGTCAAGGTGCCCAGGAACCTCCCCATCCCTGCAGGTGCTGGATGTGGGCATAGCTGCCTGGCGCCCTCTGTGCCCACGGGATGTGGTGAGCCCAGGCCAGTGTTGGGAGCCAGGGGCATTCAGTCTATGGCAGCCCCAGGGGTGGTCGTCTCCATCCTGGGGTTCTCCGAGTCTTTCGGAACTCTGCCAGCCTGGCTGCCTTCCGAGGGGAGGCATTTTGCAGGCAGAGGTAAGGTGCAGTCCTCACCTATAGACTTCAGCAGGAAGAGGGCACGCCCCTAGGAAGTGTCCATGCACGCAGGCCCTGGGGAGAGCATCGCTACTGCTGTGGGGGTCTGGCTGGAGCTCTGAACATTGCTGGGGGTGATTTGCAAGCACGGGGGGATCTTACCCTCCCTTGAGACACCCAAGAGTGCCAGGGAGGCCGGAGAAAGGCTGGCTTCCAGTGGGACCCCACTGGATGGGGCGTCTGGGGCCCTCAGGGGGGTCACCATGGGTGGGGACCCGTCTTCACAACAGCAGCTACAGCAGGGGCTGGCCACCACGTGGACCTTGCCACCGTCCTCCTGGCCGTGGCACTGCTTCAGGTGGCCGCACAGgtggcaggtgagggctgaaTAGACAATGCCGCTGCCCAGGTCATCCCTGAGGGGATCGGCGGCCTGCTCCAGGGCCAGCGGGGGCTTCTGGCCATCTTCTCCTTTGACCGCTGGCTCCAAGCCAGGGCACTCTGCAGAGCTGCCTGGGAAGGGTGGGTTctgagggctgggagggggctccATGTCCAGTCCAAAGGTGAACAGGGGGGTAGGGACGGGGGTCTCGGGGCAGCCAGGAGGGAGGCTCTGGAAGGGCTTGTAGCCGCTCTCCCCACTGCTGGGTTCAAGCCCAGATGTCCCTGGGCAGCTGGCACTGCCAGCAAGCAAGCTGGAGAAAGCCTTGTAGCCAGCTTCTCCACAAGGGCCAGAGCCCGCCGCCCTGCGATCCTGAGTGCCCTGCTCCACTGCGTGCACAAACTCCCGGTAGCCGCTGCTGCTGGGGCCCGAGGCGGGGGCCGGGGCCGCCCTGCGCTGGAGGACACTCTGGCGCAGGATCTGCTCCCAGGTTTCTGGCTCAGGCTGGAGTGTAGGGGGTGGCTCAGAGGGCTGGGGGGCAGCAGGGAGACTGGGCTCCACTTCCTCCAGGGCTTCCGCCTGCTCTGGGTCCGAGTCCAGCTCTCCGGGATCTGAGGACTGGCTCAGGACGGTGCTGAAGCTGCGGTAGGCGGGGTTGTCGGCGATGACAGCAGGCAGCTCTGGGAAAGCCAGGCTGGCTAGGCTCTGGGTCGGGGTGGCCTGAGGACTTGGCTCTGGGTTCAAAGGCTGCTCCTTGCCCTGGGACGATGCCTCGGGGGATCCCACCCTTGGGAACTCGGCCCAGGGCATCGGGGCACTGGCGTTTTCCAAAGGTGGGAGAAGGCAGGACTGTCCCATGCCCTGGGGGCTAAAGGCCCCACTCTCATCCCCGAGAAGGTCAAGGAACAGGCTCTCTGTCAGGCGGGCTGCGAtgccctctctgccctcctggaaGCTGCCCCCGCTGTTCTCGGGCGATGGGCAGAAGCTCCCTttgtcttcctcctcttcctcttcctcattctccACCTGGGCCTCAAACAGCTCCACGCACCGCACCACGCTGATGCTCTCTGGCCAGAGGATCGTCTTGCTGACCTCTACGGGGCGCCATGCTGCTTttgcaggaccctgggaaggCCCATTTCTGGCAGCCTTCGAGGAATCCTCATCCCTGTCCACGCCATGCTCCAGGAAACAGGGCAGGAGCTTGGTAAGACAAGTCTTCCAGCGTCTACAAAAGCAAAGTTTGTTCAGAGTTCAGTTTCTCCACCTgaaaaactcctattcatccttcaaagcccAGCTTGAAATCACCCTGGACTAATGTCTGCCTATTGCAAATATACCGCTAGACTTTATAATCGATACTCAGTCTACCCTCATTACCAGATGGGaaactccttgaaggcaggacCTGTGTCTCATTGAAATTTCTGGAGCTTGGCATATAATACAAACTCAGTCGATTGACTAAGGAAAGGTCTTTGTTGGAGTgatgatatttaaaatactgatcAATGCCACAGTGCAAATAATGACCAATTAGAATGGCTGGGGCAGTCTAGGGCTGGGGAAGTGTCCTGAGTCCCCTGCTGTGCTAGGCATAAACCCTTCAGTTTCTGGATTGTGAGTAGGTCCAGAGGACCCAGAGAGAGGGGCTAGGGAGGCCAGGGAGATGGTGGGTAGGGCTGTTTGCCAACCAGTACACCACTGTGCCAACATTTCAACAACTGGTGCGGCTGCCCTGATGGACCCCATCAGCCTTGCTCAGGACAGAATGGGTATCCCAAGGGGGTTCCGTGTGTGCTTGGCCCCCCCAGTGAAACTCAGGGGGCTTGGTCAGCAGCTCACCTACCCagaccacccccctccccgcccgccaGAGGACAAGTGCTGAACCCTGAGGAGAAGGCAGACATGCAGGGGGAATGTGACCCCAATTCCATCCCCTTCCAAATCCACACAGGCTAAGACCCAAATTCATATACATACGGGCACTTGGCTGGTTCCTGACCACGGGACCGCTTACCCCACAGTGACACCTAAAACACAGAGACAGCCGATGAAACAGAGCAGAGAGGGCTTTGCACCCAGCCTGGCATCCAGCAACACTCAGCACACACTGGCGAGGAAAAgattgtttggggagttcccgtcatggctcagtggttaatgaatccaaccaggaaccattaTGTATCAGCCAACTGATACATAAATGACACTGAGTCCACACAGGGCACTGTAATACACACTTTGCAGGCAGTGTCTCAGTGAATTCCAACATCAGCCCTGTTAGGCAAACACTAGTGTAACCCACATGAGGAAACGGAGACACAGAATGGTAAGCAACTTGTTAGGCCCACCCTGCcgctaagtggcagagctagggtTCAAAGCCAGCACCCCTGGACTCCAGAACCTGCCATGGGGTCCCTGGGGAATTTCGGACACTTGgactctctgttctttttttgtgtgtgtgtctttttgccttttctagggccactcccacggcatatggaggttcccaggctaggggtctaatcggagcagtagctgccggcctacgccacagccacagcaatgcaggatccaagccacatttgtgacctacaccacagctcacagcaacactggatccttcagccactgagcaaggacagggatcgaacctgcaacctcatggttcctagtcggattcgtcaacccctgagccacaacgggaactccaggactctcTGTTCTTGACGAGATCTGTATCCTACCCACCCTGATGGTGCTCAGGCAAACCCCACATGGCCACTGCACCCAGGAAGCTGGCCCCACCCCTAGCTCAGCGGTGGCCACCTGGCTGGTCTCAAGTATCTCCACTCCTTAGAGGTGAAGTGGTTTATGAAAGAGGCTGTGATACAACTCAAGCCAAGGAGAATGGAGATATTTGCTAGTGCTTTGGGGGCAGTTTCCTGCTCTTAAGAGGAAGTCACAGGATGCttgtccccctctccctctccttctggcCTCCTGCCCTGGCACAGGTACCCCTCCCCAGGAGATGAGGTACTGGTGATCTCAGGGATCCTCTCCTCCCAAGGGAGTGAAAAACCAAGAGCCCAGCCCCACAGGAGCCCACCCCAGGCTGAAAGAATAGTCAGTCAAGGGAGGGGAATAAAGCCTCTGGGCTCCCAATGACTGCATTAAGCTGCTGGATCAACCCCAGCCTGAAACCTCCATGACTTCCCTGTGCAACCCCCAAAGCCAAGGAATATCCTTAACATtgcagacatctttttttttttttttctttttagggcggcacctgtggcatatagaagttcccaggctaggggttgaatcggagctacagctgctggcctgcaccacaaccacagaaacgccagatctgagccgcattctacaacctacactgcagctcacggcaacgccaaatccttaacccactgagcaaggccagggatcgaacccaagtcctggtggatcctagtcagattcttaacctgttgagccacaacgggaactcccaacatcccAGACATCTTGACTCCTATTTCCCGATTCACTCAGTCAaagcatcctcacccgctctcctacCTGAGAATCTTGGATGACAATGGCCACAAGGGGGCTGTGGGCTGGGTTGGGAATTTGGTCCCACCATTCTTTCttaatcctgaaaaagaaaaggacaaggtGTCAGCCCCTGAATCACAAGCAGGGATGTTCTTCTTAgtgaaactgaggagttcctgttgtggctcagtggttaatgaatccgactaggaaccataaggatgcgagttcgatccctggccttgatcagtgggttcaggatctggcgttgctgtgagctgtggtgtagtttgcagacactgctcggatctagtgttgctgtggctgcggtgcaggccagtggctacagctcggattagactcccagcctggaaacctccaaatgctgtgggtgcagccctagaaaaagacaaaaaaaaaaccccacaaaaaccaaaaaccttatTGAAACAGAGCAGGGCCTCCTGGGCAtcagcctttctgtgtcccccatttctcatttttagggaataaacttcagcctccacagccttctctgagttttaaagggcagattcaaacagttgcaaatcagggaagggaggggaagcagagagcagggaggagccgtccagagacaatagtgcagccttggggcagggtcctggttcctcctccaaGGAATATATAGAACAGTGTCTTTGAGCTCTTTGGCAGAACGCAAACCCCCGACAAATGGAAACAAGAGAGGAAGGACCCTCAGAACCAGTTCCGGGGCCACTAAACagcagctttgaagaagaatacaCGCTTGTGCCAACTCTGATCCTTATCTagggccctattttccactcccaaactataaaaccacttcctattctCGGGGCGGttgaggggggcagggggagggcacagtctttagggcattagcctgctgtgacccttctttgcctggcaaagcaataaagcaacttttttttctcctttgccccaaattctgtctccttgtttctatttggcacccgTGGACaaaggctgagtttcagcaacatgATCAGGGATCAGAGATCATGGTGGTAGGTTCAGGGATGTTGTGTGGGCTTCGAAGCCTCTGCAAGGAACCCGGTGtttggccaagacaagaattaccagacccttagcATCGCCCCATCCATCTCCTTgtaatgccccccaccccccagcttgaGCAACCTAGCCTATTCCTTCCTGCCctctactaggaaaggtatgtggcccacccCTCATCGCACCCCTAGAGGGGCCTTCTATgcccccaaccaatcagcaagtGTATGGTAAAACCCCTCTtttcccaaccaatcagcaggccGGCGGGTGTTATCGCGAgacctcccctctccctgggttataaaagTAGACATGACCACACCCTCGCTGTctgctctccctgattatcaggaagctGGCCTGCTGCGGCTTGCAGCATCTCTTGttttaaactcttctttctctttggggtccctgatcatcaggaagtcatcctgctGCACTAGCAGCGTTTCtattctcaataaactcttctttctcttcatcccAGTACAAGTGCAGAAATTCTTCTTCCAACCCCCATGCACAGACCACAATAGATCGTGCCCTCACCCCATTGAAACAGGTTCTCCTGCTAAG
It encodes the following:
- the IL4R gene encoding interleukin-4 receptor subunit alpha isoform X2; this encodes MGCLCPGLTFSVSCLILVWAAGSGVTCVSPGGVRVLEWPICLSDYVSTSTCEWRMAGPVNCSAEFRLSYQLKFFNTENHTTCVPENRAGSVCVCHMLMESIVIVDTYQLDLWAGEQLLWNSSFKPSQNVKPLAPRNLMVHANISHTWLLTWSNPYPSESYLYSELTYLVNISNENDPTDFRIYNVTYLGPTLRFPANTLKSGAAYSARVKAWAQRYNSTWSEWSPSVKWLNYYEEPLEQRLPLGVSISCVVILIICLSCYFGIIRIKKEWWDQIPNPAHSPLVAIVIQDSQVSLWGKRSRGQEPAKCPRWKTCLTKLLPCFLEHGVDRDEDSSKAARNGPSQGPAKAAWRPVEVSKTILWPESISVVRCVELFEAQVENEEEEEEEDKGSFCPSPENSGGSFQEGREGIAARLTESLFLDLLGDESGAFSPQGMGQSCLLPPLENASAPMPWAEFPRVGSPEASSQGKEQPLNPEPSPQATPTQSLASLAFPELPAVIADNPAYRSFSTVLSQSSDPGELDSDPEQAEALEEVEPSLPAAPQPSEPPPTLQPEPETWEQILRQSVLQRRAAPAPASGPSSSGYREFVHAVEQGTQDRRAAGSGPCGEAGYKAFSSLLAGSASCPGTSGLEPSSGESGYKPFQSLPPGCPETPVPTPLFTFGLDMEPPPSPQNPPFPGSSAECPGLEPAVKGEDGQKPPLALEQAADPLRDDLGSGIVYSALTCHLCGHLKQCHGQEDGGKVHVVASPCCSCCCEDGSPPMVTPLRAPDAPSSGVPLEASLSPASLALLGVSREGKIPPCLQITPSNVQSSSQTPTAVAMLSPGPACMDTS
- the IL4R gene encoding interleukin-4 receptor subunit alpha isoform X3; amino-acid sequence: MGCLCPGLTFSVSCLILVWAAGSGGVRVLEWPICLSDYVSTSTCEWRMAGPVNCSAEFRLSYQLKFFNTENHTTCVPENRAGSVCVCHMLMESIVIVDTYQLDLWAGEQLLWNSSFKPSQNVKPLAPRNLMVHANISHTWLLTWSNPYPSESYLYSELTYLVNISNENDPTDQFRIYNVTYLGPTLRFPANTLKSGAAYSARVKAWAQRYNSTWSEWSPSVKWLNYYEEPLEQRLPLGVSISCVVILIICLSCYFGIIRIKKEWWDQIPNPAHSPLVAIVIQDSQVSLWGKRSRGQEPAKCPRWKTCLTKLLPCFLEHGVDRDEDSSKAARNGPSQGPAKAAWRPVEVSKTILWPESISVVRCVELFEAQVENEEEEEEEDKGSFCPSPENSGGSFQEGREGIAARLTESLFLDLLGDESGAFSPQGMGQSCLLPPLENASAPMPWAEFPRVGSPEASSQGKEQPLNPEPSPQATPTQSLASLAFPELPAVIADNPAYRSFSTVLSQSSDPGELDSDPEQAEALEEVEPSLPAAPQPSEPPPTLQPEPETWEQILRQSVLQRRAAPAPASGPSSSGYREFVHAVEQGTQDRRAAGSGPCGEAGYKAFSSLLAGSASCPGTSGLEPSSGESGYKPFQSLPPGCPETPVPTPLFTFGLDMEPPPSPQNPPFPGSSAECPGLEPAVKGEDGQKPPLALEQAADPLRDDLGSGIVYSALTCHLCGHLKQCHGQEDGGKVHVVASPCCSCCCEDGSPPMVTPLRAPDAPSSGVPLEASLSPASLALLGVSREGKIPPCLQITPSNVQSSSQTPTAVAMLSPGPACMDTS
- the IL4R gene encoding interleukin-4 receptor subunit alpha isoform X1, translating into MGCLCPGLTFSVSCLILVWAAGSGVTCVSPGGVRVLEWPICLSDYVSTSTCEWRMAGPVNCSAEFRLSYQLKFFNTENHTTCVPENRAGSVCVCHMLMESIVIVDTYQLDLWAGEQLLWNSSFKPSQNVKPLAPRNLMVHANISHTWLLTWSNPYPSESYLYSELTYLVNISNENDPTDQFRIYNVTYLGPTLRFPANTLKSGAAYSARVKAWAQRYNSTWSEWSPSVKWLNYYEEPLEQRLPLGVSISCVVILIICLSCYFGIIRIKKEWWDQIPNPAHSPLVAIVIQDSQVSLWGKRSRGQEPAKCPRWKTCLTKLLPCFLEHGVDRDEDSSKAARNGPSQGPAKAAWRPVEVSKTILWPESISVVRCVELFEAQVENEEEEEEEDKGSFCPSPENSGGSFQEGREGIAARLTESLFLDLLGDESGAFSPQGMGQSCLLPPLENASAPMPWAEFPRVGSPEASSQGKEQPLNPEPSPQATPTQSLASLAFPELPAVIADNPAYRSFSTVLSQSSDPGELDSDPEQAEALEEVEPSLPAAPQPSEPPPTLQPEPETWEQILRQSVLQRRAAPAPASGPSSSGYREFVHAVEQGTQDRRAAGSGPCGEAGYKAFSSLLAGSASCPGTSGLEPSSGESGYKPFQSLPPGCPETPVPTPLFTFGLDMEPPPSPQNPPFPGSSAECPGLEPAVKGEDGQKPPLALEQAADPLRDDLGSGIVYSALTCHLCGHLKQCHGQEDGGKVHVVASPCCSCCCEDGSPPMVTPLRAPDAPSSGVPLEASLSPASLALLGVSREGKIPPCLQITPSNVQSSSQTPTAVAMLSPGPACMDTS
- the IL4R gene encoding interleukin-4 receptor subunit alpha isoform X5 encodes the protein MLMESIVIVDTYQLDLWAGEQLLWNSSFKPSQNVKPLAPRNLMVHANISHTWLLTWSNPYPSESYLYSELTYLVNISNENDPTDQFRIYNVTYLGPTLRFPANTLKSGAAYSARVKAWAQRYNSTWSEWSPSVKWLNYYEEPLEQRLPLGVSISCVVILIICLSCYFGIIRIKKEWWDQIPNPAHSPLVAIVIQDSQVSLWGKRSRGQEPAKCPRWKTCLTKLLPCFLEHGVDRDEDSSKAARNGPSQGPAKAAWRPVEVSKTILWPESISVVRCVELFEAQVENEEEEEEEDKGSFCPSPENSGGSFQEGREGIAARLTESLFLDLLGDESGAFSPQGMGQSCLLPPLENASAPMPWAEFPRVGSPEASSQGKEQPLNPEPSPQATPTQSLASLAFPELPAVIADNPAYRSFSTVLSQSSDPGELDSDPEQAEALEEVEPSLPAAPQPSEPPPTLQPEPETWEQILRQSVLQRRAAPAPASGPSSSGYREFVHAVEQGTQDRRAAGSGPCGEAGYKAFSSLLAGSASCPGTSGLEPSSGESGYKPFQSLPPGCPETPVPTPLFTFGLDMEPPPSPQNPPFPGSSAECPGLEPAVKGEDGQKPPLALEQAADPLRDDLGSGIVYSALTCHLCGHLKQCHGQEDGGKVHVVASPCCSCCCEDGSPPMVTPLRAPDAPSSGVPLEASLSPASLALLGVSREGKIPPCLQITPSNVQSSSQTPTAVAMLSPGPACMDTS
- the IL4R gene encoding interleukin-4 receptor subunit alpha isoform X4; its protein translation is MGCLCPGLTFSVSCLILVWAAGSGGVRVLEWPICLSDYVSTSTCEWRMAGPVNCSAEFRLSYQLKFFNTENHTTCVPENRAGSVCVCHMLMESIVIVDTYQLDLWAGEQLLWNSSFKPSQNVKPLAPRNLMVHANISHTWLLTWSNPYPSESYLYSELTYLVNISNENDPTDFRIYNVTYLGPTLRFPANTLKSGAAYSARVKAWAQRYNSTWSEWSPSVKWLNYYEEPLEQRLPLGVSISCVVILIICLSCYFGIIRIKKEWWDQIPNPAHSPLVAIVIQDSQVSLWGKRSRGQEPAKCPRWKTCLTKLLPCFLEHGVDRDEDSSKAARNGPSQGPAKAAWRPVEVSKTILWPESISVVRCVELFEAQVENEEEEEEEDKGSFCPSPENSGGSFQEGREGIAARLTESLFLDLLGDESGAFSPQGMGQSCLLPPLENASAPMPWAEFPRVGSPEASSQGKEQPLNPEPSPQATPTQSLASLAFPELPAVIADNPAYRSFSTVLSQSSDPGELDSDPEQAEALEEVEPSLPAAPQPSEPPPTLQPEPETWEQILRQSVLQRRAAPAPASGPSSSGYREFVHAVEQGTQDRRAAGSGPCGEAGYKAFSSLLAGSASCPGTSGLEPSSGESGYKPFQSLPPGCPETPVPTPLFTFGLDMEPPPSPQNPPFPGSSAECPGLEPAVKGEDGQKPPLALEQAADPLRDDLGSGIVYSALTCHLCGHLKQCHGQEDGGKVHVVASPCCSCCCEDGSPPMVTPLRAPDAPSSGVPLEASLSPASLALLGVSREGKIPPCLQITPSNVQSSSQTPTAVAMLSPGPACMDTS
- the IL4R gene encoding interleukin-4 receptor subunit alpha precursor (The RefSeq protein has 3 substitutions compared to this genomic sequence); the protein is MGWLCPGLTFSVSCLILVWAAGSGVTCVSPGGVRVLEWPICLSDYVSTSTCEWRMAGPVNCSAEFRLSYQLKFFNTENHTTCVPENRAGSVCVCHMLMESIVIVDTYQLDLWAGEQLLWNSSFKPSQNVKPLAPRNLMVHANISHTWLLTWSNPYPSESYLYSELTYLVNISNENDPTDFRIYNVTYLGPTLRFPANTLKSGAAYSARVKAWAQRYNSTWSEWSPSVKWLNYYEEPLEQRLPLGVSISCVVILIICLSCYFGIIRIKKEWWDQIPNPAHSPLVAIVIQDSQVSLWGKRSRGQEPAKCPRWKTCLTKLLPCFLEHGVDRDEDSSKAARNGPSQGPAKAAWRPVEVSKTILWPESISVVRCVELFEAQVENEEEEEEEDKGSFCPSPENSGGSFQEGREGIAARLTESLFLDLLGDESGAFSPQGMGQSCLLPPLENASAPMPWAEFPRVGSPEASSQGKEQPLNPEPSPQATPTQSLASLAFPELPAVIADNPAYRSFSTFLSQSSDPGELDSDPELAEALEEVEPSLPAAPQPSEPPPTLQPEPETWEQILRQSVLQRRAAPAPASGPSSSGYREFVHAVEQGTQDRRAAGSGPCGEAGYKAFSSLLAGSASCPGTSGLEPSSGESGYKPFQSLPPGCPETPVPTPLFTFGLDMEPPPSPQNPPFPGSSAECPGLEPAVKGEDGQKPPLALEQAADPLRDDLGSGIVYSALTCHLCGHLKQCHGQEDGGKVHVVASPCCSCCCEDGSPPMVTPLRAPDAPSSGVPLEASLSPASLALLGVSREGKIPPCLQITPSNVQSSSQTPTAVAMLSPGPACMDTS